DNA sequence from the Heterodontus francisci isolate sHetFra1 unplaced genomic scaffold, sHetFra1.hap1 HAP1_SCAFFOLD_214, whole genome shotgun sequence genome:
gggacagaggagatttacgaggatgttgccaggactggaaaaatgcaagtaggaggaaataTTGGAGAGGCTCGGGttattctcctttgaacagagaagggtgaggggagatctgattgaaatgtacaacatcttGAGAAGCCTagatcgagtggaggtgaagaatctattcgccatatcagagagctcagtgacgagggggcacagtttcaaactgATTGCTGGAAGAATAGAGGGTAGATGAcgaaaaacgtttttcacccagagggtggtagtgatctggacctcactgcttgaaagagtagttgaggcagagactctcgactcattgaaaaggagtcttgatatgcacctcagatgccataatctgcagggctaagaactaaatgttggaaggtgggattggaataggtggatccttttttcggctggcacagaaacgatgggtcaaagtggcctctttctgtgccttaaacattttatgtttctatgattccatggttcttggaaggttaaaatactaagttattcatcttttctactgatattcgttccatgtttttggccaatcttttacctcgtaattcatcttattctccggtcttgcggatctatgtctggttgttccccttatggattcccttccttgaatgaaaaaagttggtcagactaatcagagcaagattccactcaacttcacagccaatcatttcggtttcgcctttttcaacgtctggccccaagttacaccattgtatgttttggggttttgaggcttaaacacttttatttaaaaattcgcGGTTCTGAATTTTCAATGTATTACAATggtgtcctcagttgtgcctgacctaacaagttgcaaataacggctacttatgaatccagtataatttattaagcaagatgttataaatacttaacaaaaaagcactgaagacagcatgcaagtttcttatccttcaaggccaggattcattgaatgttgccagcacaggtgatccctttgttctccagtctctgaattgacattacgtggaactgtgtttcagaataattaatctacagacaccattgtaaactgtaccagcaaagactccgagtttccatcttttgggcttccaaatcattattatgatatcctttgaattaacgcttccattagtttaacatgaggttcatctgctgaCACCGCACCTCTGCAATTAGACTGAAGTATGCTAaatgcatgtccatctcttatttcctcggctccaagagttaacatttcattgtttgaacaaacaacacatccttgtagatacaaagcaatTGTACATCAATCTTTCCTCTTCTTATCAATAATGCCAACTgccgtaaacaattcacctcaactttCCCAGGGTGCCAGCGTTGTGTCTAATGCAATATCAGGAAAAAACAACGTTGCTTTTAATTATAAATGTTTTCTACTGCAgatgtatttaattgatcaagtcagttagcaatcTGATTAAACTGCATGGCTCTTGTTTAATgatcggtgtcatatccagtttaagcttctttcacatcagttccttaatggattgcaatcactctcctcctgacccctttacgaaggtcatctctttccctttgctctatGCTCAATATTCTTTTTTTGACTTCTGCTAATTTACTACCGATCCTCTTGCTCTGGACCCCCTCTTCCCGCCACGAACAGCTCTAGtttttgtctttactcctgcaggccattttcttcttgatctccagcggtcacctcttgtccattaaccacttgatctttaagctggtctcagttgctttgtttatgaattaatttaataattgatgtaactgcatatttcaccgcgctctttaactgctctctgaactcggactgagtggccacatatataaatgtgtttgtacagcaacttaaattccgcagcatatatgcgacatcttcaaaggtatagtaagaatcatcatctaagaaataaccatcatcaaatatatataaaatatacaccagccacagaaatatgaaactgccagatatggtgaagagtaaaatcatagacttccttcttctctccatttcagagtcactgtgattatctttcttgctctgacgtctcagtctctgacgaacacgattggtcactaaaatgtgtctgcacGTCAGagtgttcagcaacagaattaaaatgaatggcaataatggtgttaaaactttttcaaacattgcaaatccaatccatagagggtcagtaaaatagcttggcttgttaGAGCAGCCCCATTGTACATCGTCGATGACCCctctaggtttaaatctaaagtagatgggaatattttttagacagaggagaatgccggtagttgttagaaccacagtcgcagttttcctggcacaatattttgatttcagcttctggcaacaaatggcgacagatcgatcaaatgtgaaagtgatggtgaaccagacggaacagtcgatggctgcacggatcaggacagagagagggcgacacacagaggtgaggtccaagaaatttaatgggaaataaaggttattgattctccggagtatgatctcagtgataatgaccagtagatccgccgttgacatggccaccaggtagcgagtggtgcaggtggagagtccacaatttcccttggacaggattacaattgacactaaattaactgtaatggagagaaaggagaagcggttgcgaattactgaaaaaactgaaaaacattccgcacttctcaacccaagcaggaaggattttagcacaaaCAACCATGTGGgttgggatcaggtcagatcgggtccatggcaccaacctgcctccaacaccagcacttccagatttaacaaatccaggaAGGGACGAACAACTGCTCACCGGATGCTGGTCATCCAGTTCATTATAGTGACGAGGAGCCAAAAACGGGTAGATTGGTGAACGTTACCCAGTCTTCAACCACTCCCACTGTCGGAATCCATCCCgggctcgaatcactccctggcattgaagtaatttcagcctgattcgaatcagtccctcggataggaggcactcagacgtctttggccattccttctgatgtataaatgattgaaattgaacagggatttgcttgagacagtgcaaatatgatcaacgcacaggctttcatttcgacaggaatatcattaacatattagaaaggcggtgattgaacacataaataataatgtactcttctgggctacacatgataaaagtatccagggtaaccaacaggtgcacacattctttacgaaaaatacaataactgagagattataattatcgggatatgttgtggctcgattcttttgataagagaagtatgtgtgtccaactaatagaggcctttgaaattatatagggattagagaaggaaaacgtggacctgatatttcaacctttgctggtgaccagttcagtatttcctcaaaataagatgatcatcaataaatgcacgatggaattcaagagagacctatttacttggagtgctgagaatgtggaagttgcaatggaaaaaaaaataagaagaagcgaggtgagaaaatgagggagacaggattggaagaatATACAGATGGAATTAGATGAGCGGGAATGAAGAAAGCATCGTGTAGAGAgggaagacagtcgtgatctagttgtgccaaatgtcctgtttctgtgctgtaaaatcggtaacttgtcCATTAACcagtcatagtcatcagtattattcataatattgaagaggattatgtattattgcagtgcactcatgaccaaacgcttctcaggaccgtgctcgggaaggaaattaatcagcatctaatagtgctgtcaacaactctacttcgagtaagagtaagatggggaccagcattgactacaatgacagatactccaggaaatacatggtacctagtgttactttgtccagaccagttagtcagccacaagcagtgtaattctcgagtgacagagactcccagttagacATGTTCACTGAGGTCAGGGGCTCCACACCAGTTGGTGCAaacacactgtataattctacattaacagataattgcagtaatccttACCCTCTGATATACTGCTGCTTTGAGctctgattctacagaacacaacattccacataattcaataactttacaatgcagtgtgccttgagctaggaacagttgagacaacagattcaaactgcacagataattcaggaaattaatgcaattatattattgaatatgtgtctgtctaactgtaaccattcgatctcatgtagtattatcattcccatggtaatggaagaaaccagctcatacacagatttgcaaaacttcattggttagagatacttaccaggaacgccaatgatagcaaggatcagacagaatattttccccacccattgaattggtcggtgcattttctgctcggattgatcggtctgttcgtgctgcaggttatacctctgaaatacattctgaggtgacacattcccagtgcattaactttataccctcccggatctccatggggatactgaggttgcaaaattgttcaaacagtttttcttaatctttgaacaaacagattaggacagttgtgttaattccctgttgatggaatatatttttcactgaaattgaattggacccatcgccatccccatccccaccccccaagactgggcaaatctgatcacaacaagcaactaatcataagtggaagctgtgttaaagagaaatcaaggaagtcctcgaaaaatcatgagtcccatctgtagatttcatgttgtttcagtgaagaccttcgctctgcatgactattcagaaattaatttCCTAACGTCAGAGGAGCCTCTCAGGGATGTTCGTCTGCACTTTGGGTGCCTTCATTAGCTGTACAATTCTGTTcaacaattcataaattcaaagaaaaaaggaacatagaatggttgcaacactgcatttggccatttggtctgtcttctccatgtctgttctctgcacgggcacctcagctaatctgacttccacatctcctcctcactgacatgcattgcttttctcttaagttgattattcagttcgcttctgattcaatcggtattcaccacacccttaggcagttcatttcatttcctcaacacgtgctgtggaaacatacgttttcccttatgtcgccattgattctatgtatgtgtcctttggttttcgctacgtctgccaatgagagcagtttctctgtgcCCATTCTGTTTAAACCGTCCGTGGTTTTTAACTACTCCatcaacctttctctcaatttgattctctaatctgtcggcatgaaacaactgtcacacttggaaattttcCCTTGATCATTTCCTACACCCACTCTAAAGCCGACACATTGTTCCACAAGTTcactgcccagaactgggcacaatgtcaggattttcaatGTTGTTCCATCCCTCACACGCTCTTAGTTagtgtggttcccttttccacctctttatccgatacattgatgattggatttgtgtcaaaaccttctttcacattgagctcgaaaatttaatcacaattgcattgaaatatctgtctccccctcgcctgaaaacggtccatctgtgacccttcacttctctttcacgaattccctctccatttaaatggacaggctctGCATCAGCATTTAGtgtgatccaccaactcccacagatatatcctccaactctgctttgtgtaaataataacttccattctttcagtatcctcatcgccttctgtttgtcccaacgctgccatcttccataccagagcttttgcagtctcttcatttcacgttaaccgtgcattcctcacattagttttgcagagtcCTCTGCGGTATCTgtcccatcacccgagtgactgtcctcacctccttccctaccttccagaaccaggctattaattcacttattctcaatttcctgtccaatgcctccaccttcaatacatcatcctcctccatttccaccatgtccaactaaaatcgcgaacaaaatatctttgttcattcttccaTCACACCCAAGATCTAGTCTCCTTGCCTGCAGCTTCTTTCtattcaagtgcaagagatgcacctatgatgataaggtctttagaaataaaagcgggagtaggccattcagcccagagatcatgttctgccattcaataccataatggctgatctgaacatggctgtaattTCAATTTCCTACCAGACAACAATAAGTCTTCACTCCCTCGCAAATGAAAAGTTAGTCTCaaccaaccttgaatatattcaacgacgcagactccactgccttctgggtaagagaattctaaatgtgatggaactttcaagagaagaaattcctcctcattaccattttaattgggagaccacttattcataaacggtggagaatgtgcacagagatctatggctgtggttgatcactgagctgTCCGGGAAGTAGaccacgaaattaatgttaggaattgacaaagttcttcaaattcattcactggaaccactgcaaaaatgtggaatttggcaagaaggcagagttcaagggtatgcgtccttgaccagattaggatctgagctgtggcattcggtatgcctgtaggttgcggtggagggaaatgggttacttggtaaggagagcagtatggagattgagagtcgaggtgaggaaggctggattacggttgtggaagcaaagtgtgagagcagccaatatttcagaggtgatcaacagcaggtttctgatggcttggatacaaggGGAGGATGCTGATTTCCGGGCTGGCTGGGGCACCAATGTGGGCTTAGCCTGAGGTCGCAAGTTGAAGGCACTTCCTTCTTGTAACTTGGACGAGGGCatttctggcgaggctgggatttgtgatccatcttttgtttgccttgagaaCGAGATGGAGAGCCACCTTCTCGAAACCCTGGGCTTCATCTGCTTTTGACACACCggcagtgcaattagaaagaaagttctagtatttttacccagcaatagtgaagaaatggtgacgtcgttccaactcaggatgtgtatggcttgagggaacttgcaggtgtccatgtttccatgcgtccgcCCCCTTATCCTTTAAGGTGTTAGAGGTGGCATgctagaaaggagctgtcgaagtaaaATTAGTCGCTTCCTGCGTTGTGAAATTGTGTATGgtgcacacccacactttttgggattttcttctccctgctgctttcacatgcgttcaagtcctctgaagaaggaattttcctccacacaagatcagggggcaggttgttcaaccttgccagtccaagagcgaagtccaaagtatggaaagtcctcatcagggaactcctctttgctgccgatgctgctttaacatctcacactgaagagtgcctgcagagtctcatcgacaggtttgcggctgcctgcaatgaatttggcataaccatcagcctcaagaaaacgaacataatggggcaggacgtcagaaatgctccatccatcaatactggcgaccacgctctggaagtggttcaagagttcaactacctaggctcaactatcaccagtaacctgtctctagatgcagaaatcaacaagcgcatgggaaaggcttccgctgctatgtccaaactgtccaagagagtttgggaaaatggcgcactgacacggaacacaaaagtacgagtgtatcaagcctgcgtccttaGTACCATGCtcaacagcagcgaggcctggacaacgtatgtcagccaagagcgacgtctcaattcattccattttcgctgcctccggagaatacttggcatcaggtggcaggaccgtatctccaacacaaaagtcctcgaggcggccaacatccccagcttatacacactacagagtcagcgacgcttgagatggcttggtgatgtgagccgcatggaagatggcaggatccccaaagacacattgtacagcgagttcgccactggtatcagacccaccggccgtccaagtctccgctttaaatttcgtctgcaaacgcgacatgaaatcctgtgacattgatcacaagtcgtcagagtcagttgccagcgttcgccagagctggcaggcagccataaaggcggggctaaagtgtggcgagtcgaagagacttagtagttggcaggaaaaacgacagaggcgcaaggggagagccaactgcgtaacagccccgacaaataaatttttctgcaacacctgtgcaagagcctgtcactctcgaattggcatttatagccactccaggcgctgctccagacaccactgaccacgtccaggcgcttacccattgtctctcgggataaggaggccaaagataacacacagcagccactgtgtgcagtggtggaaggagttcagtgttgacgtggtgcatcaggtgcacatcaagtgCGTTCACTTACCTGGATCTTACTGAGGCGCTTGTGTTTTGTTGGAggtggcacagatccaggaaactggagagcattccattatctCTGACTTATGCCTTTGTAGATTGCGAACctaagaggcagtggatgagttatttgttgcataaattccagcgCCTGATATTttcttggagcaacaatatttatctggctggcccagttaaatttctgatcaaagggaatgcctaggatgttgataatgtggtaacTGGAAATTGACCACGATGATGAATATCAATGGGAGGTCGTTAGTTTCTCACTTGCTGCACTTGGTAATTTCCTGGCAAATGGGTGATGTAATTTTCAATGTCCTTTTATGAGCACAAGccggatgcaaacaatgcaaaatctATGGTGTGGTTAGTTGGCAGTGAATGAAGACAGGTTCAGCTTGTTTGTCATTCATGCAAATTTCGTCAATCTTGGCttcaatgtttgaccgaataattgaaagtggaaaattacagggtagatgaaggaagtacaaactgtcgttgatctatttgttgaaacaagccacgagcttcatggttggctgtgataatttcgaatagatacattgtaatgaacaggaaaacaaggacaatacgcagggttgtaccatatatggacaagaggaggggtcattggatctgatacaggcttgtTCATTCCCCTTCAATACTTAGTTACATGTTGTCAAGGGGAGGACACAATAGGGAGAGTTCTGCTGCTGTCCGtcgaaccatggggcttgcaaagCTTACTCTGGGGAGTtcgatgaaccatctcttcccactatttggcagtaCGTCATCGTATCAGGGGAATTGCGGTGGTGCATGTCGGGGCAATGGGAGGGCTATCATTATCTTCTTCTTGATGGATCTGTCGTTTGAGGGTCCAGTTCgtaggtgattgagaaagctgttaacagctcagctctggcacagagttctggaagtgactgacaacagattaaaggagttccacggaaagtaagtaatacaattcccgccccagtaattcattgcattttctgggttacttaaaacagcaacaagaaacctcgaaccccgactatgccagttggctgtaaagacaaagctgccacagatttcacgttcatgacaaacagaaatcaaacactcggactctctggtgaatcagattcagtcctttgtaaatacaaacatttttctgtttcaataatttcgttacCATTCTCGGGAAGATCAGTTCCTCCCCTACATccgaattttacattttgttccgaaatagttatgtgattttatgtttgatttcgcacaatatcaggatggatcaattctacacttacaaacttgacattcaacaaacccccaaaaagACTTCAAGGCAAATCTGTCAGCAAAAACATGTCTACTTCCTTCTGCCTCTCCCTTACATGAGTTGCAGTTATTGCAGAtgttttactttgcggtgagtagTTTTCTCATTGGATTGAATTACCCTGAGAGAaggactcatagcctcatagaatatttcattcacctgccctgcacggcctgaagtcaggcaaatttctcgccctgacagagatcaacaaaggacaatgaaacatcccaattacacgatcagatcctgggaaggcgcaaaatgtaggTTCATTATTTACCAtatttggtaaacatgcatctgtcaaaggacaaagcaggaaccagtcttacttccacataggtttattcacaatactccatacagcataagtgtagactacatttcccttctccagaccagctcccccgtacccctccccaggtggaaactggttattccatatgcaccctgatctttccacaattggtatcagctgctcttaatcagaattagagcatgcagctttacatactcaattgacaaatcatttgcaacattggctcattagcagcattttgttatcagtccatcaGTGTGTCCATTGTATTGTATTCTTTTTCTTGTGATTCTTCTTCGAATAGACAAGTTGCATGTGAGCATTTTAGCTCcactttgaagaccagaactgctcttcacatgtcctgcattgcatgaatgcacaccctctggactgttcattcaacactcaccacgaaatctaacactatgccactcactcacacagcgacatacacaaacacacgtaagcaaagtacagttgaaaagaatagtgcacttttaaagtttataaacaaaataatagttcataattcacttGGCACGTTTTCGAAAAGACACAATGCAGACCTTTTGAAAAAGACGGCTTCCCTCCTGAAGTGTCGTTAAACAGCCGGAGTCGcgtgctgaagtggctttcatgattctcttgaagggtgttggagaattttctgagctttgctaattatttcttaactttgtaaaaatagagaaacaggacgcagcttgtagctaacctaaccaatgatcaggaaatgtagacagagcaactgaccacaatcatctggcttaggaagggacagagctcatgatgaattttggggaagtgaaagcagagtattcgttactgactcttccgcttttatcatgtttgtgcaacctagccagaagtaacggccaaatatagtacctggagtgtgtacgttaaatagggaacaatagcttgttatgctcgaactaacgctctactgacctcggacattgcaaagggcacagagctgcagttggtcttgtggttgtcctgtggtttatgcttaattgtgaaactgctagctctgcttcttttatactttataagtccacggcgatttgtagtTGGGGGAAGCAGCACTGGACTGCATTTAGgtgaggtgtgctcccccatgatatcatgcaataaaagtttgttctcaacgtctgagtccggagaatttgttcaacaattgggcacaatctggattttcttcaacagtttggcgtagtcggcaggatccctgagttcacgggatccaaaagaacctcgtgaaaaaaaaactcatcaacaggatcaggggtaagtcaacttttctgcgaccctgatatcccaatcacccagcctgagccagaATTAAGAGGACAACTgcgtcccacgtgaaggccaggaattaagtgggcgaagggaacaagggggtcaaggaagaattggctgaaacctgatcagaaaagatttaaaattccgcgaagggaagttgaaaaggagataagtagaaaatccagtaaaatgtggcgaattcggtgtagcagtagtaccaaattccgggaatttggtgatcctaatttgagtttgcacgagctgttcctccaccgggtggagtaaacaggctgtgggacaaaaggagttagtacaaccgtctgggacggtgaacgactggggctgtaactaaactaccaaattgacccgacaggcacgggatcattgctcctgagtacacgagccggaatctggccccagagagagaggctgtgggacggagggagaacgaaagagcgttggcctgagagacaggggtgtgccggttagctgaccttgagaatttaacattaactgtgcctgttcgtatccttgtgtctattcctttggttgtgtcttgtttgttttcctttgttttaatgctacttgattcatagaaaagaacgcgtaaatttagaaggttttgagaaagtagaagtaagagtggactcaacggctttcaagaaggaagggttgcccccggggacaagtaaaccatgtcctctggagaaaggcgcctCACGTctgtttgccccctcgaaggagacgcagaagtgtcacggtaaatatgtgttttaaagataggtatgttttaaagtaaaacCAAGTTATGGTGTCTTTGATTcaactgtgagaatgtcggaagcttccacgaatgaattgaatatctgggatgtacagtttgtgttcagcaaaactgactgtcgttaaaatctttgttgtctggctttcatGTTGAAAAttaagtctattaagttgtttggaattgaatgattgcGAAAAGTGATggttcagtgtgttcatttctatttagtgttgtgcacccaggaatgggatataaaactgtattatattttaagttaaagttttatttttagttggttttgcaactgtgaaaaggcaatgaacaattttctgagggataagcttcagccttgaaggtctgaagatgtctggcagaaatataATTTGGAGTTtgaaacattgttttaattggaaactctgctattgttttattttacagtctaaatttgaagacatgttttactgactgttatattgttttaagggaaagaaaggatagaaaaggagatataggaaagattctgtctgtttaaaaagattaaagtttgtgtaaggatctagtgttaagtcttttgttgtaagaatgttaaataactttttctttagtttttggttttattacagtcatttgaaaaggcgcctgaagaaagagcaagaaaaatgacgtaatttacctttattttaaaataagcacgtgctattctgttctgtgtgtagttaataagtattataagttaataagtctgaattgaattaatactgttaaggttaattgacctgtttaagttgaagaactgttaATGTCATTTGCaacaacaatgaactttcaagtttattaagtCATGTTTTGGACGAGTCTTAAGTTCCAGACGTGGGACTCAAT
Encoded proteins:
- the LOC137361381 gene encoding probable G-protein coupled receptor 139, producing the protein MSDCAKLRKFSNTLQENHESHFSTRLRLFNDTSGGKPSFSKVNLVSIVILSKGNCGLSTCTTRYLVAMSTADLLVIITEIILRRINNLYFPLNFLDLTSVCRPLSVLIRAAIDCSVWFTITFTFDRSVAICCQKLKSKYCARKTATVVLTTTGILLCLKNIPIYFRFKPRGVIDDVQWGCSNKPSYFTDPLWIGFAMFEKVLTPLLPFILILLLNTLTCRHILVTNRVRQRLRRQSKKDNHSDSEMERRRKSMILLFTISGSFIFLWLVYILYIFDDGYFLDDDSYYTFEDVAYMLRNLSCCTNTFIYVATQSEFREQLKSAVKYAVTSIIKLIHKQSN